A single Cryomorphaceae bacterium DNA region contains:
- a CDS encoding TonB-dependent receptor, translating to MIYRICLTLFLFGLLSLPAQGQEVTQHIFGTVQDRDALQPLPGANIVLTSVDPPLGAVTNADGTFRLSDVPVGRHTLEITFIGYGTQVIPNVVVTSGNAVRIDVALVESAEVLGEVELTSRASADRPTDDMVLVSGRSITVEETKRIAGAIDDPARMVTSFAGVTNGSDGNNDIIVRGNSPKGVLWRLEGVEIYNPNHFADEGFTGGPINALNSQVLGTSNFYTGAFAPRYGNALSGVMDMTLRNPSTEDRQYSATLSVLGTDLTAEGPFVKGGKASYLVNYRYSTLALISNLGFLDFDGIPEYQDAAFKVNLPLGDRHSLSVFGMGGYSHIEQLGYADEEETEESWSSFLTSKMGVVGANHTWVLGDRSYFKNTLAITGRGQSDDYQEQWDDIDGLDLLYRSEIHKYNVIAQSIYHHKIDATSKLQAGVTGTRLHYNLESQMWNSDTDRLETTLESSGSTLSAQAFVSWKKSWGPRWETVAGLHLLYFDLNSSLSPEPRLSIAFQENENRRWSFGAGVHSRLETVSMYLAEVEQPDGSFTRPNDDLGPTKSAHFVLGMTQELGEHHSLSAEVYYQHLYDVPIGGAGDPEYSLLNSWGWFSTVDLANDGTGRNYGLDLSVRRDFSRDYYYMATASVYRSFFTPFDGVERNSVFDGQYAFNVLGGKEWKLGKVEKHRTLFVNTKVAYTGGQWYTPVDLEASIAEGSTVRVDDLYSAKGEGVFKLDLAIGLRRSRANWSSEFKIDVQNVTANQAVVYDWYNSDTQSVEYGYQFPLLPVISYKVSW from the coding sequence ATGATTTACAGAATCTGCTTAACACTTTTTCTTTTCGGGCTTTTGAGTCTTCCCGCACAGGGTCAGGAGGTGACGCAACACATCTTCGGAACCGTTCAGGATCGAGACGCTTTACAGCCGCTGCCCGGGGCCAACATTGTCCTCACTTCCGTGGACCCTCCTCTGGGGGCGGTCACGAACGCGGACGGGACATTTCGTTTGTCCGACGTCCCTGTTGGGAGACACACCTTGGAAATAACTTTTATTGGATACGGTACTCAGGTCATCCCCAATGTGGTAGTGACTTCGGGAAATGCCGTTCGTATTGACGTTGCGCTGGTCGAGTCAGCTGAGGTGCTTGGCGAGGTAGAATTGACTTCGCGCGCCTCAGCAGACCGCCCTACCGACGATATGGTCTTGGTCAGTGGTCGTTCCATCACCGTTGAAGAGACCAAACGAATCGCCGGGGCCATAGATGATCCTGCTCGAATGGTCACTTCCTTTGCGGGGGTGACGAACGGTTCGGATGGAAACAACGACATCATCGTCCGGGGTAATTCGCCCAAGGGCGTCCTCTGGAGATTGGAAGGGGTGGAAATTTACAACCCCAATCACTTCGCCGATGAGGGCTTTACTGGAGGGCCGATCAACGCCCTGAACAGCCAGGTTTTGGGGACCTCGAACTTCTATACTGGGGCCTTTGCACCCCGATATGGAAATGCCCTGAGCGGAGTGATGGACATGACCTTGCGAAACCCCTCCACCGAAGACCGTCAGTATTCAGCCACTCTTAGTGTGCTGGGTACGGACCTTACCGCAGAAGGGCCCTTCGTCAAGGGGGGTAAGGCTTCCTACCTCGTGAACTACCGGTATTCTACACTCGCCTTGATCAGCAATCTGGGATTCCTGGACTTCGACGGGATTCCGGAATATCAGGACGCGGCCTTTAAGGTCAACCTTCCTTTGGGGGATCGCCACAGCCTCAGCGTATTTGGTATGGGCGGGTACAGCCATATTGAGCAGCTCGGCTATGCGGATGAAGAAGAGACGGAAGAGTCTTGGAGTTCTTTCTTGACTTCTAAGATGGGCGTGGTTGGAGCGAACCATACTTGGGTCCTCGGCGATCGAAGTTATTTCAAGAATACCTTGGCCATCACTGGCCGAGGGCAATCTGACGATTACCAAGAGCAGTGGGATGATATCGATGGCCTCGACCTCTTATACCGCAGTGAGATTCACAAGTACAACGTCATAGCTCAGTCCATCTATCACCATAAAATTGATGCTACGAGCAAGCTCCAAGCTGGAGTTACGGGGACACGCCTTCACTATAACTTAGAATCGCAAATGTGGAATTCCGATACGGATCGGTTGGAGACCACCTTGGAGTCTTCAGGTTCAACCCTGTCGGCGCAGGCCTTTGTCAGCTGGAAAAAGAGCTGGGGCCCTCGTTGGGAGACGGTGGCGGGGTTGCACCTTTTGTATTTTGATTTGAATTCTTCCTTAAGCCCAGAGCCACGATTGAGTATTGCCTTCCAGGAAAATGAAAATCGCCGATGGAGCTTTGGCGCTGGAGTTCATTCGCGATTGGAAACGGTATCCATGTACCTTGCTGAAGTAGAACAGCCCGATGGAAGTTTTACTCGTCCTAATGATGATTTGGGTCCAACCAAGAGCGCTCATTTTGTATTGGGCATGACCCAAGAACTAGGCGAGCATCATTCTCTGAGTGCTGAAGTTTATTACCAGCACCTGTACGATGTTCCTATAGGCGGTGCCGGGGATCCTGAATACTCTTTGCTCAACAGCTGGGGGTGGTTTTCGACTGTGGATTTAGCCAATGATGGTACCGGCCGAAACTATGGATTGGACCTTTCCGTGCGTCGGGATTTTTCGCGCGACTACTATTATATGGCAACGGCTTCGGTTTACCGCTCTTTCTTTACTCCCTTTGATGGCGTAGAGCGGAACTCGGTCTTCGACGGGCAGTATGCCTTCAATGTGCTGGGCGGTAAAGAATGGAAATTGGGGAAAGTAGAGAAGCACCGAACGCTGTTCGTCAATACGAAAGTAGCCTACACCGGAGGACAATGGTACACGCCCGTGGATTTAGAGGCGAGTATTGCCGAGGGATCTACTGTTCGCGTAGACGATTTGTACAGCGCCAAAGGGGAAGGGGTGTTCAAGCTGGACTTGGCCATTGGTCTTCGCCGTTCTCGGGCGAATTGGTCTTCTGAATTCAAAATTGATGTCCAGAACGTAACGGCCAACCAAGCTGTGGTTTATGACTGGTACAACAGCGATACGCAGAGTGTTGAGTACGGATACCAATTTCCACTTCTTCCCGTTATTTCATACAAAGTCAGCTGGTAA